One part of the Microcoleus sp. AS-A8 genome encodes these proteins:
- a CDS encoding cation transporter, with product MAEKTLSFNVPSIVCDGCAKAIKDEILTHESDAKVNVDVTAKTVSVDTGASEESIKQMIIALGHTVS from the coding sequence ATGGCGGAAAAGACTTTGTCGTTCAATGTTCCGAGTATTGTCTGTGATGGCTGCGCTAAGGCTATTAAGGATGAGATTCTCACTCATGAGTCAGACGCTAAAGTTAATGTTGATGTAACAGCTAAGACAGTAAGTGTGGACACCGGCGCGTCCGAAGAATCCATTAAACAGATGATCATAGCTTTGGGTCACACGGTAAGCTGA
- a CDS encoding TMEM165/GDT1 family protein, which produces MDWQLLGLSFITVFLAEIGDKSQLAAIALGGSLKSPRAVFFGSVAALLLASLIGVLAGEGVAQLFPPRILKAIAAVGFALMALRLLWPSPASNEE; this is translated from the coding sequence ATGGACTGGCAACTTCTGGGACTGAGTTTCATTACGGTATTTTTGGCAGAGATTGGAGATAAGAGTCAACTAGCAGCGATCGCACTAGGGGGTAGTCTCAAATCACCCCGTGCGGTATTTTTTGGCTCCGTTGCGGCACTGCTATTGGCTAGCTTGATCGGAGTGCTGGCGGGAGAAGGGGTTGCTCAGCTATTTCCACCGCGTATCCTCAAAGCGATCGCCGCCGTTGGTTTTGCCCTGATGGCTTTACGCCTGCTTTGGCCTTCACCGGCAAGCAATGAGGAATAG
- a CDS encoding TMEM165/GDT1 family protein yields MKPSSLPVIDLVLSEPQPLNKPTSNKSHRATGAGSSDDCTCEVATVIESTVDSGVTPQESPQPAKAAQVGKWSIFGSTFFTIFLAEMGDKTQLATLLMSAQSEAPWVVFLGAAIALIATSLLGVLIGRFLATRLSPRTLETSAGALLLFISAMLLWDVVHF; encoded by the coding sequence GTGAAACCCTCATCTCTGCCTGTCATCGATCTCGTCCTATCAGAACCTCAACCGTTGAACAAACCCACCTCAAACAAGAGCCATCGCGCCACAGGGGCGGGGTCTTCGGATGATTGCACTTGTGAGGTTGCCACGGTGATTGAGTCAACCGTTGATTCTGGGGTAACGCCTCAAGAGTCGCCTCAGCCAGCCAAAGCCGCTCAGGTGGGAAAATGGAGCATCTTTGGCTCAACGTTCTTCACGATTTTTTTGGCAGAGATGGGAGACAAAACCCAGTTAGCCACCTTACTGATGAGCGCTCAATCTGAAGCGCCTTGGGTTGTGTTCCTGGGTGCGGCGATCGCATTAATTGCCACCAGCTTGTTAGGCGTACTCATCGGGCGTTTTCTGGCAACGCGGCTTTCTCCGAGAACGCTAGAAACCTCAGCAGGAGCGCTGTTACTCTTCATTTCCGCGATGCTGCTGTGGGATGTTGTGCATTTTTAG
- the alaS gene encoding alanine--tRNA ligase: MTESPKFKSGSEIRQTFLDFFATRGHNALPSASLVPEDPTVLLTIAGMLPFKPIFLGQRQSEFSRATTSQKCIRTNDIENVGRTARHHTFFEMLGNFSFGDYFKEQAIAWAWELSTQVFGLPPERIVISVFEDDDEAFAIWRDQIGIPPQRIQRMGEDDNFWVSGPTGPCGPCSELYYDFHPERGDDNIDLEDDSRFIEFYNLVFMQYNRDADGKLTPLKNKNIDTGMGLERMAQILQQVPNNYETDLIFPIIKTAADIAGIDYAKSDEKTKVSLKVIGDHVRSVVHMIADGITASNVGRGYVLRRLIRRVVRHGRLIGIQGEFTAQVAESAIALSESAYPNVRLREDAIKAELQREESQFLKTLERGEKLLADIINNLPGAMAQGLSNLSEALNKAPSISKNVQETMVQGLSNLPKALDKVLISGRDAFTLYDTYGFPLELTQEIAEEQGLSVDIAGFEAQMEEARRIAREAHETIDLTVQGSLDKLAEHIQVTEFLGYKQPQSTAKVEALLVDGKSVESAEAGNKVQVILDQTPFYAESGGQIGDRGYLSGDTVLVRVEDVKKESDFFVHFGHIERGTLEVGATLTAQIDRSCRRRAQANHTATHLLQAALKQIVDPSISQAGSLVDFDRLRFDFNSPRALTAQEVQQIEEQVNTWIAEAHAAEVEVLPIEEAKRRGAIAMFGEKYGDEVRVIDFPGVSMELCGGTHVSNTAEIGVFKIVSETGISSGIRRIEAVAGPAVLDYLNVRDKVVRELSDRFKVKPEELPDRITGLQNELKATQKQLDAFKQELALAKSDQLLAKAESVGEFKILVAQLEDVDADGLKTAAERLQQKLGESAVVLGSVPEADKVSLVAAFSKGVNTKGLQAGKFIGGIAKLCGGGGGGRPNFAQAGGRDASKLAEALESAQQQLQSELSK, translated from the coding sequence ATGACTGAATCCCCCAAGTTCAAAAGCGGTAGCGAAATCCGGCAAACCTTCCTCGACTTCTTTGCGACTCGTGGACACAATGCGCTGCCAAGTGCCTCTTTAGTTCCAGAAGATCCAACGGTGCTGCTCACTATAGCGGGGATGTTACCCTTCAAACCTATATTTCTAGGACAGCGTCAGTCGGAATTTTCTCGTGCCACTACGTCCCAAAAGTGTATCCGCACCAACGATATTGAGAACGTCGGACGCACAGCACGGCATCATACCTTCTTTGAGATGCTGGGTAACTTCAGCTTTGGGGATTATTTTAAAGAACAAGCGATCGCCTGGGCATGGGAACTGTCCACGCAAGTCTTTGGTTTGCCCCCAGAACGCATCGTCATTAGTGTATTTGAGGACGATGACGAAGCTTTTGCCATCTGGCGCGACCAAATTGGTATCCCTCCCCAACGCATTCAGCGCATGGGAGAAGATGATAACTTCTGGGTGTCTGGCCCAACTGGCCCTTGTGGCCCCTGTTCGGAACTTTATTACGACTTTCATCCAGAACGAGGCGACGACAATATCGATTTAGAAGATGATAGTCGGTTCATCGAGTTTTATAACTTGGTGTTCATGCAATACAACCGGGATGCTGATGGAAAGCTGACACCCCTCAAAAATAAAAACATCGACACCGGGATGGGACTGGAGAGGATGGCACAAATCCTCCAGCAGGTGCCGAATAACTACGAAACAGACTTAATTTTCCCGATTATCAAAACCGCAGCAGATATTGCGGGAATCGACTACGCCAAGAGTGATGAGAAAACCAAAGTCTCTCTTAAGGTCATTGGCGACCACGTTCGTTCTGTGGTTCACATGATTGCCGATGGCATTACCGCATCAAATGTGGGACGGGGTTATGTGTTGCGCCGCTTAATTCGTCGAGTCGTGCGTCACGGACGGTTAATTGGAATTCAAGGTGAGTTTACTGCTCAAGTGGCAGAAAGTGCGATCGCGCTTTCCGAATCTGCTTATCCCAATGTTCGGCTACGAGAGGACGCCATCAAAGCGGAACTGCAACGAGAAGAATCCCAATTCCTGAAAACCTTGGAACGAGGTGAGAAGTTGTTGGCAGATATTATAAACAATTTGCCAGGGGCTATGGCTCAAGGGCTGTCAAACCTGTCAGAGGCTTTAAACAAAGCCCCTTCCATATCAAAAAACGTCCAAGAAACTATGGTTCAAGGGCTGTCAAACCTGCCAAAGGCTTTAGACAAAGTTTTAATTTCCGGTCGAGATGCCTTTACACTCTATGACACCTATGGCTTCCCCTTGGAGTTAACCCAGGAAATCGCGGAAGAACAAGGTCTGTCGGTGGATATTGCTGGCTTTGAGGCGCAAATGGAAGAAGCGCGAAGAATCGCCCGCGAAGCCCACGAAACGATTGACCTCACGGTACAGGGTAGCTTGGATAAGCTGGCTGAACATATCCAAGTCACCGAATTCTTAGGCTACAAGCAACCCCAATCAACAGCAAAGGTAGAGGCACTGTTAGTCGATGGTAAGTCGGTGGAATCTGCTGAAGCGGGTAACAAGGTGCAGGTAATTCTGGATCAGACGCCTTTCTATGCAGAATCCGGGGGACAAATTGGCGATCGCGGTTACTTGTCGGGCGATACTGTCCTGGTAAGGGTTGAAGATGTTAAGAAAGAATCCGATTTCTTTGTCCACTTCGGTCACATCGAACGCGGCACCTTGGAAGTAGGCGCAACCTTAACCGCTCAAATTGACCGTTCTTGTCGCCGTCGCGCCCAAGCTAACCACACGGCAACGCACTTGCTGCAAGCGGCGCTGAAACAGATTGTTGACCCTTCCATCTCTCAGGCGGGTTCTTTGGTAGACTTTGACCGCTTGCGCTTTGACTTTAACAGCCCTCGCGCTCTAACCGCGCAAGAGGTACAGCAAATTGAGGAACAAGTCAATACATGGATTGCGGAAGCTCATGCGGCGGAAGTAGAAGTGCTGCCCATTGAGGAGGCGAAGCGTCGAGGTGCGATCGCCATGTTTGGTGAGAAGTACGGGGATGAGGTGCGAGTGATTGATTTCCCTGGCGTCTCGATGGAACTGTGTGGCGGTACCCATGTGAGCAATACGGCGGAGATTGGGGTATTTAAGATTGTCTCGGAAACCGGTATTTCCTCCGGGATACGCAGGATTGAAGCGGTTGCAGGGCCGGCTGTGTTGGATTACCTTAACGTGCGGGATAAAGTAGTGCGAGAATTGAGCGATCGCTTTAAAGTTAAACCGGAAGAGTTGCCAGATCGGATCACGGGTTTACAGAACGAACTCAAGGCAACCCAAAAACAACTCGATGCCTTCAAACAAGAACTCGCTTTAGCCAAATCTGACCAATTGCTAGCCAAAGCAGAGTCAGTGGGTGAGTTCAAAATTCTCGTTGCTCAACTCGAAGATGTGGACGCCGATGGCTTGAAAACTGCTGCTGAGCGTTTGCAGCAAAAACTGGGAGAAAGTGCTGTCGTGTTGGGTTCAGTGCCCGAAGCTGACAAAGTCAGTCTGGTGGCAGCGTTTAGCAAAGGCGTTAACACCAAGGGGTTGCAAGCGGGTAAGTTCATTGGGGGCATTGCCAAACTCTGCGGCGGTGGCGGTGGTGGACGCCCCAACTTCGCGCAAGCGGGTGGACGCGACGCCAGTAAGTTGGCAGAAGCCTTGGAAAGTGCACAGCAGCAGTTGCAGTCTGAATTGAGCAAGTAG
- a CDS encoding ATP-dependent Zn protease, producing MEQTALNLIAIGVFGMTLSALLGPMFNISPVIPAVTTLGVLSLATLDSFNFQGKGATLLLDWLAGTRSQHRDRILRHEAGHFLVAYLLGIPITGYTLTAWEAFKQGQPGLGGVMFNTDALSPDVLDVRQLQWTLDRFCKVWMAGIAAETLVYGSAEGGGEDRQKLRETLTLLGRQGSEFQLKERLAMRQAQTLIEEHWESYEALVAAMEQRASIAECYQVIQQHYQASEIAA from the coding sequence ATGGAACAAACCGCTCTGAATCTAATTGCCATTGGCGTCTTCGGCATGACGCTTTCAGCGCTGTTAGGCCCCATGTTTAATATCTCACCCGTCATCCCTGCCGTTACGACTTTGGGAGTTTTGAGCCTTGCCACATTGGATAGTTTCAACTTCCAAGGCAAAGGCGCTACCTTACTATTAGATTGGCTGGCGGGTACCAGAAGTCAGCATCGCGATCGCATCTTACGACATGAAGCCGGTCACTTCCTCGTCGCGTACCTCCTGGGTATTCCCATTACGGGATATACCCTAACCGCCTGGGAAGCTTTTAAGCAAGGACAACCCGGTTTGGGTGGTGTCATGTTTAATACAGACGCACTCTCTCCGGATGTGCTTGATGTGAGGCAACTGCAATGGACTTTAGATCGATTCTGCAAAGTCTGGATGGCGGGAATTGCCGCCGAAACTTTAGTCTACGGCAGTGCGGAGGGAGGCGGAGAAGATCGGCAGAAACTGAGAGAGACGCTGACATTATTGGGACGCCAGGGCAGCGAATTTCAACTCAAAGAACGGTTGGCTATGCGGCAAGCTCAAACCCTAATTGAGGAACACTGGGAATCTTACGAGGCACTCGTGGCGGCGATGGAACAACGAGCCTCAATAGCCGAGTGCTATCAGGTGATTCAACAACATTACCAAGCCTCAGAAATTGCTGCTTAA
- a CDS encoding GGDEF domain-containing protein encodes MDASILVVGNDQFLTTIVNQIGNIMSGTVEASSALNEVIPLIRSKQPAILILQAAQLGCLELCHQIKEQSQLGWTYCILVDYQSELSVDGMSLDPHQEMMACGQALEHGADAYLRLSAVLAYEEIRLLKAQIQAGLRGVRFYREVMQTNDVLSTMALADPLTELSNRRAMEWELPRQIHNSRVESTPLSLVMLDVDYFKSVNDTYGHQVGDRVLQLLAARLRHNLRFQDTLFRYGGEEFVIVLSNTTFQDALIVARRLRCLISDQPFHIDGSLALGITVSMGLASLISTDDAKGESLIRRADHNLLRAKSSGRNQVFCGDDGF; translated from the coding sequence ATGGACGCTTCTATCTTGGTGGTTGGAAATGATCAGTTTCTCACCACAATTGTTAACCAGATTGGTAACATTATGTCTGGCACGGTTGAGGCGTCCTCTGCGCTTAATGAGGTTATACCCTTAATTCGGAGCAAACAACCTGCTATTTTGATTTTGCAGGCGGCGCAACTTGGCTGTTTGGAACTCTGTCATCAAATTAAAGAGCAGTCTCAGCTAGGCTGGACGTACTGTATTTTGGTAGATTACCAGTCTGAACTCAGTGTTGATGGAATGTCATTAGACCCGCATCAAGAGATGATGGCTTGTGGTCAAGCTTTGGAACATGGTGCAGATGCCTACTTACGACTCAGTGCAGTTCTTGCTTATGAAGAAATTCGCTTGCTGAAGGCGCAAATTCAGGCCGGGTTACGAGGAGTGCGATTTTATCGGGAAGTGATGCAAACAAATGACGTTTTGTCAACCATGGCGTTAGCCGATCCGTTAACAGAACTAAGCAATCGTCGAGCAATGGAATGGGAGTTACCTCGACAAATTCATAATTCTCGTGTCGAATCGACGCCGTTGAGCCTTGTCATGCTGGATGTGGACTATTTTAAATCCGTGAATGACACTTACGGGCATCAAGTGGGCGATCGCGTTCTGCAACTGCTGGCTGCTCGTCTACGACATAACCTACGCTTTCAGGATACCCTTTTCCGTTATGGCGGAGAAGAATTTGTGATTGTTCTGAGTAATACAACCTTTCAAGATGCCCTAATCGTTGCTAGACGCCTGAGATGCTTAATTAGTGACCAACCTTTTCACATTGATGGGTCATTAGCGCTGGGAATTACAGTTAGCATGGGACTGGCTTCTCTGATTTCCACAGATGATGCGAAAGGCGAAAGTCTAATCCGACGTGCCGATCATAATCTGCTACGAGCCAAGTCCAGTGGTCGTAATCAGGTGTTTTGTGGGGATGACGGTTTTTAA
- the ilvD gene encoding dihydroxy-acid dehydratase, with the protein MPTYRSKTSTQGRNMAGARALWRATGMHTEDFEKPIIAVANSFTQFVPGHVHLKDLGQLVCREIEAAGGVAKEFNTIAVDDGIAMGHDGMLYSLPSREIIADSVEYMVNAHCADALVCISNCDKITPGMLMAALRLNIPAVFVSGGPMEAGKTKLADHKLDLVDAMVAAVNNSLSDEVVEEYERSACPTCGSCSGMFTANSMNCLTEAIGLSLPGNGTVLATHFDRKDLFLNAAHTIVSITRRYYEQDDESVLPRSVASFKAFENAMMLDIAMGGSTNTILHLLAAAHEADVDFTMTDIDRLSRQVPQLCKVAPNTPLYHIEDVHRAGGIPSILGELDRAGLLHTDVPTVHTKTLKEALDRWDVMRTEDEAVHTFFKAGPAGIPTQQAFSQSTRWPSLDLDRENGCIRSVENAYSTQGGLAVLYGNLAERGCIVKTAGVDESILVFEGKARIYESQDAAVKGILGDEVEPGDVVIIRYEGPRGGPGMQEMLYPTSYLKSKGLGKVCALLTDGRFSGGTSGLSIGHASPEAAAGGNIALVKDGDLILIDIPNRTINVDLSPEELANRRADMEALGKDAWKPVHKRQRRVTAALKAYALLATSADQGAVRNLEMLE; encoded by the coding sequence ATGCCGACCTATCGATCCAAAACCTCCACTCAGGGACGCAATATGGCTGGTGCCCGTGCACTCTGGCGTGCCACTGGAATGCATACTGAAGATTTCGAGAAGCCAATCATTGCAGTCGCCAACTCCTTTACCCAATTCGTACCCGGTCACGTTCACCTAAAGGATTTAGGTCAATTAGTCTGCCGTGAGATTGAAGCGGCTGGTGGTGTCGCCAAGGAATTCAACACCATCGCCGTAGACGATGGCATTGCCATGGGTCATGATGGGATGCTCTACAGTCTGCCCTCGCGCGAGATCATCGCTGATTCGGTTGAGTACATGGTCAACGCCCATTGTGCCGACGCTCTAGTCTGCATTTCCAACTGTGACAAGATTACCCCCGGTATGTTGATGGCAGCCCTGCGTCTCAACATACCGGCTGTATTTGTCTCCGGCGGTCCGATGGAAGCTGGCAAAACCAAGCTCGCGGATCACAAACTGGACTTGGTGGATGCTATGGTGGCTGCCGTAAACAACAGTCTCAGCGACGAGGTTGTCGAAGAGTATGAGCGTTCCGCCTGCCCGACCTGTGGTTCTTGCTCCGGCATGTTCACCGCCAACTCTATGAACTGTCTTACCGAGGCGATCGGGCTTTCCTTACCGGGCAACGGCACCGTGCTGGCGACCCATTTCGACCGTAAGGATCTGTTCCTCAACGCCGCACACACCATTGTTAGCATTACCCGCCGCTACTACGAGCAGGACGATGAATCGGTACTGCCACGCTCTGTAGCCAGTTTCAAAGCGTTTGAAAATGCCATGATGCTGGACATCGCCATGGGCGGCTCCACCAACACTATTCTGCACTTGCTTGCTGCTGCCCATGAAGCCGATGTCGATTTTACGATGACCGACATCGATCGCCTCTCGCGCCAGGTTCCCCAACTCTGCAAGGTGGCACCTAACACACCTCTGTATCATATCGAGGATGTCCACCGTGCCGGTGGCATTCCCAGTATTCTCGGTGAACTGGATCGGGCTGGTTTGCTCCATACGGATGTACCGACGGTTCACACTAAGACCTTGAAAGAGGCGCTCGATCGCTGGGATGTCATGCGGACTGAGGATGAAGCCGTTCACACCTTCTTCAAAGCTGGCCCTGCGGGGATTCCCACTCAGCAAGCGTTCAGTCAATCGACCCGATGGCCTTCCCTCGACCTGGATCGGGAAAACGGCTGTATCCGCAGTGTTGAGAACGCCTACAGCACTCAGGGCGGACTGGCTGTGCTCTACGGCAACCTGGCTGAACGCGGTTGTATTGTCAAAACGGCAGGCGTAGACGAAAGCATTCTTGTGTTTGAAGGTAAGGCACGCATTTATGAAAGTCAGGATGCTGCTGTCAAAGGAATTCTGGGCGATGAAGTAGAACCGGGCGACGTGGTGATCATTCGCTATGAAGGCCCGCGTGGTGGCCCTGGTATGCAGGAAATGCTCTATCCGACCAGTTACCTTAAATCCAAGGGTCTGGGCAAGGTTTGTGCGTTATTGACCGACGGTCGTTTCTCTGGCGGTACTTCGGGACTTTCGATTGGTCATGCCTCTCCAGAGGCGGCGGCGGGCGGCAACATTGCTCTGGTCAAGGACGGCGATCTAATCTTGATCGATATCCCCAATCGCACCATCAATGTGGATCTATCGCCGGAGGAATTAGCCAACCGTCGTGCTGACATGGAAGCGTTGGGCAAAGATGCATGGAAGCCTGTGCACAAGAGGCAGCGTCGGGTAACAGCGGCGCTCAAGGCTTATGCACTGCTGGCGACTAGCGCAGATCAAGGCGCGGTACGAAACCTGGAAATGTTGGAGTAG
- a CDS encoding tetratricopeptide repeat protein, which yields MKYKNWNIFVLLARVSVILSSFLLSVGLAIAQSAPPPTSGISTQERQELERSQGRFDSQAQVMAEANRTFSQTTMLLNLMLVTLALFLGAAIAAFFLLRRAVIREVAELVRTHLKEMGELEGKITRANQNVQNILRETEKMEAELKNEADHFQQEIGVKRDNIFHQLSDLSQSKKQALTELETQIQEAKQALATLEQEFAAGLSRLDLEAQQKKGLILHNLEQLSLDFAPELSAIKTEVQGQKNITLQNLKQSETEFATSLSQLQANVQQQRDVILQNIQQLSEDFSPQLATLHSDVQQQKEAVLQNIEKSETEFAKALSELQANVQRQRELTLQNLEQLSANFAPDLSAIEADVQRQKDAILQNLEKSESEFGAALSVLQSNVLQQRNLIVQNLEQLSAQYAPELAEIQSNVKAEKDAVLQNLKQSETEFTAQLSQLQSEAQQQRDVILQQLRTLETEFSPQLLTIQAEAQQQAQKHKDLTLQNLEQLGRDIAAQLSQSQSQIEQQMAEILQKLQNREVEFSTQASNSQLGVQDKQQQTLQNLEKLEAEVTTQFAQFQSQIEQQMAEVLQSLKNREAEFSTQVSNSQSGVQDKKTQTLQSLEKLENEVTTQFAQFQSQIQQQMAQTLQKLKDRATDFAAQVSNSQSGIQDKKQQTLQSIEQIETEVTTQLSQLQSQIQTRKDLTLQNLDNLETTLATQLSDVASDAQTQKEQILKQLAELSPTSIAEAIIPDVQERIQALNEQLERLKANHPQLFLNLDDYVAHGHTLMSEGRYEEAIASYDQALDLKSNSPEVWYQKGVALWELKRYEEAIASLDKVLEIQPNDPGSWYHRGLVLKELQRYEGAIAAFSKVVEIQPDDYKAWLHRGITLRRLKRHEDAIASFDKALEIKSDYHEAWVNRGVALGTLQKQEEAFESFDRAVQVQPDDAVAWSNRGLALGTLERYEEAAASFDKVIEFKPDSHKAWNNRGEMLVKLGRDQEALDNFERALKLQPDFAKALYNKSACYALQGKAKLAIDHLDKAIRLDPSYRAEARANSDFDGLVEDDRFWDLIEGEEMGEPAIVPEPAQRPSAPRAPQGNGRSQGMPTQRQRRPVQ from the coding sequence ATGAAGTACAAGAATTGGAATATCTTCGTATTGTTAGCACGAGTCAGTGTCATCCTTTCCAGCTTCCTGTTGTCTGTTGGTCTTGCCATTGCCCAATCAGCGCCACCTCCTACCTCAGGAATTTCCACTCAGGAGCGGCAAGAGTTGGAGCGATCGCAAGGGCGATTCGATAGTCAAGCGCAGGTTATGGCTGAAGCCAATCGCACCTTCAGTCAAACCACAATGCTGTTGAATCTGATGCTGGTGACGTTGGCGCTGTTTCTAGGCGCTGCGATTGCGGCCTTTTTCCTATTGCGGCGAGCTGTGATTCGAGAGGTTGCCGAACTCGTAAGAACCCACCTCAAGGAAATGGGAGAGTTGGAGGGTAAGATTACTCGTGCCAATCAAAACGTTCAAAACATCCTCCGAGAAACTGAAAAAATGGAAGCTGAACTCAAGAATGAGGCAGACCATTTTCAGCAGGAGATAGGTGTCAAACGAGATAACATATTCCACCAACTCTCTGATCTGTCTCAATCTAAAAAACAGGCATTAACTGAATTAGAGACGCAAATTCAAGAGGCAAAACAAGCGTTAGCAACATTAGAACAAGAGTTTGCTGCCGGACTCTCTAGACTCGACTTAGAGGCTCAACAAAAAAAAGGTTTAATTCTCCATAATTTAGAGCAACTTAGCTTAGATTTTGCTCCTGAACTTTCGGCAATAAAAACGGAAGTCCAAGGGCAGAAAAATATCACCTTGCAGAACCTGAAACAATCAGAAACTGAATTTGCCACGTCTCTCTCTCAACTCCAAGCCAATGTCCAACAACAACGAGACGTAATTCTTCAGAATATACAACAATTAAGTGAGGATTTTTCTCCCCAGCTAGCGACCCTGCATTCCGATGTGCAGCAGCAGAAGGAAGCTGTTCTACAAAATATCGAAAAGTCAGAAACTGAGTTTGCCAAGGCACTGTCTGAACTACAAGCTAATGTGCAACGGCAAAGAGAATTAACTCTGCAAAATTTAGAACAATTAAGCGCTAACTTTGCTCCCGATCTCTCGGCTATTGAGGCGGATGTCCAAAGGCAGAAAGACGCCATTTTACAAAATCTAGAGAAATCAGAATCCGAGTTTGGAGCGGCGCTTTCGGTACTTCAGTCAAATGTGCTACAGCAAAGAAACTTAATTGTCCAAAATCTAGAACAATTAAGCGCTCAATATGCTCCTGAACTGGCTGAAATACAGTCTAATGTTAAAGCGGAGAAAGATGCTGTACTGCAAAATCTGAAACAATCAGAGACAGAATTTACAGCTCAATTGTCTCAACTCCAGTCAGAAGCGCAACAGCAACGAGATGTAATCCTGCAACAACTGAGAACTCTAGAAACCGAGTTTTCGCCTCAGTTGCTGACTATTCAGGCAGAGGCACAACAACAAGCCCAAAAGCATAAAGATTTAACCCTGCAAAATCTGGAGCAATTAGGACGTGACATAGCAGCTCAACTCTCACAATCTCAATCGCAGATTGAACAGCAAATGGCTGAGATTCTCCAGAAATTGCAAAATCGAGAGGTTGAATTTTCCACTCAGGCTTCTAACTCCCAGTTAGGAGTGCAAGATAAGCAGCAGCAAACCCTACAAAACTTAGAAAAATTAGAAGCTGAGGTTACCACTCAATTTGCCCAATTCCAGTCACAGATTGAGCAGCAAATGGCTGAGGTTCTCCAGAGCCTAAAAAACCGCGAGGCTGAGTTTTCGACTCAGGTTTCTAACTCCCAGTCAGGAGTTCAAGACAAGAAGACGCAAACCTTACAAAGCTTAGAAAAATTAGAAAATGAAGTTACAACCCAATTCGCCCAATTCCAGTCGCAGATTCAACAGCAAATGGCTCAGACTCTTCAGAAGTTAAAAGATCGGGCGACTGATTTTGCGGCTCAGGTTTCTAACTCCCAGTCAGGGATTCAAGACAAGAAGCAGCAAACCCTTCAGAGCATCGAACAAATAGAGACTGAAGTCACAACTCAACTCTCACAATTACAGTCTCAAATTCAAACTCGTAAAGATTTAACCCTTCAGAATCTGGACAATTTAGAGACTACGCTGGCGACTCAACTTTCTGATGTCGCCTCTGATGCTCAAACTCAAAAAGAGCAGATCTTGAAGCAATTAGCGGAGTTGTCACCCACCTCAATCGCAGAGGCAATCATTCCTGATGTGCAAGAAAGAATCCAAGCGCTGAACGAGCAATTGGAACGTCTCAAAGCTAATCATCCTCAGTTGTTTTTGAACTTGGATGACTATGTTGCTCACGGACATACTCTGATGTCTGAAGGGCGCTATGAAGAGGCGATCGCAAGCTATGATCAAGCCCTTGACCTAAAATCCAATAGTCCTGAGGTTTGGTACCAGAAGGGCGTGGCCTTATGGGAATTAAAGCGGTATGAAGAGGCGATCGCCTCATTGGATAAAGTACTGGAAATCCAGCCGAATGACCCTGGAAGCTGGTATCACCGAGGTCTCGTCCTGAAAGAGTTACAGCGGTATGAAGGTGCGATCGCAGCCTTTAGCAAGGTGGTGGAAATTCAGCCGGACGACTACAAAGCTTGGTTGCATCGGGGTATTACCTTGAGGAGATTGAAGCGCCATGAAGATGCGATCGCTTCGTTTGACAAAGCCCTGGAAATTAAGTCCGATTATCATGAAGCCTGGGTTAATCGCGGGGTAGCGCTAGGGACGTTACAAAAGCAGGAGGAAGCCTTCGAGTCCTTTGATCGAGCGGTTCAAGTTCAGCCCGATGACGCTGTAGCCTGGTCAAATCGAGGTTTGGCGTTAGGCACCTTAGAACGATATGAAGAGGCAGCGGCGTCCTTTGACAAAGTGATTGAGTTCAAACCGGACTCTCATAAAGCGTGGAACAACAGAGGTGAGATGTTAGTGAAGCTAGGGCGCGATCAGGAGGCGCTCGATAACTTTGAGCGGGCTTTGAAACTTCAACCTGATTTTGCCAAAGCTCTTTATAATAAGTCAGCCTGTTATGCCCTACAGGGTAAGGCGAAGTTAGCGATTGACCACCTGGATAAGGCAATCCGTCTAGATCCAAGTTATCGCGCCGAAGCAAGAGCAAACTCAGATTTTGATGGACTGGTAGAGGATGATCGCTTCTGGGACTTGATTGAGGGTGAAGAGATGGGTGAGCCTGCGATCGTCCCTGAGCCAGCGCAGCGCCCAAGCGCTCCTCGTGCCCCACAGGGTAATGGTCGATCACAGGGTATGCCTACCCAGCGTCAGAGGAGGCCGGTGCAGTAA